The Musa acuminata AAA Group cultivar baxijiao chromosome BXJ3-6, Cavendish_Baxijiao_AAA, whole genome shotgun sequence region AATCACAACTGGTTTCTGTCCTTTACACAGTCATTACCAATGAAGACACTACCTCCCTCATTCTCTCCAAAATCAAGTGAACATTTAATCCCCACAACTCTCCTACGACAAGAACCTAACcacaaaattaaaaagaaaatcatcaagaGATGCACAAATTTGCTTTATCAGAATAAACACATGACCCCACTCCAAAGAGAATACCCACCAAATTGATAGTGTCAGTGTGTCAATTGTTCCTCTGATAAATCACAGCCAAGTTCTCTCCGTTTTCCTCTTTTATTTAGAGATTCAAGATTCTTCACAATCAATCAAAGATCCCAACCCCATCAACACGAAcaaaaatacaaattaaaaataatcaacaagagagaaagaaaaaaagcttCATTGGAACAAACACATGATTTTATAATCCACTTGATCCAGTCTAAGGAGAATATCCGCTAAATGGGCAGTGTGCCAGCTGTTCCTTGGCAAATCAAATCCAGGTTCTCTCCTTTCCACACTTCATTTACCAATCGAAGACCAAATCCCCCTAAGTCTCTTCACAATCAATCCAAAATTTGATCCCCATATCGCTTTTTTGGACAAGAAGCAAACCACAAATTCTAAAAACAATATCAAGATGAGACAAAAAGACACCTTACTGGAACAAACTTTTAAGAATATCCACCAAATCAACAGTGGGCCAACTGTTCCTTGGCAAATCACATCCAAGGTCTCTCCTTTGCACCTTTCATTCACCGATCCCTCCCACACTCTTCACAACCAATCGAATATTCGTCTTCTTTCAACAAGAATCAAACCACAAAAAAATCGTTAAAGAGAAAACAATGCTTTATTGGAATAACAGATGATCCAATTATGCCACACAATCCAGTCTAAGAAGAATATCGAATTAAATAGACACCACCCCCGCTACTCCATAAAGTCCCATCCGATTTCTCTCATTTTCCTCTTCCATTTGCCGAACGAAGACCGTACCTCCCTCATTCCCCTTCGAGATCGACCCAAAATTCGATCCCAACAAATCTCCATTCAACAAAAACGAAGCCACAAAATTCCAGACCGACACAATGAACGATCAAGATCAAGAAACGATCGGATCACAGTAGGAGAATCACCAGAGCCTTAAAGGTCAACAACACCGCCCCGATCTACGAGCAGATCAGCGGAACAATTGATTATCCCAACGATACAACAGATCCAGACGATGGGATCGATATCCTTACCTCGGATCGGATCGAAGGCGGGCAGGCTCCCCTTCCTCAGCGATCGGGTCGCCTTGCTTTGGTAGAACAATATAGAGGGCCTAACCAAGGAAATCTTACCAGCGGCCAATACAAGGGAGGGAGGAGGCGAGctcgattgagagagagagagacggggagagagagagagagagagagagagataaatgtCTGGTGGATTGGACAtatatttactgaagatttggtAATTCCAATTTCGAGGAGCGGCGACGTGGACAGAAAAGCATTACTTCGTCTCCGCGGTCTGCGTTCATACCCAACTAATTGTGTGACGCACCGTGAAGCAATCATCTGGGACCGGTGAGGTCCACAGTTTGTATGTCAGAACTTAACGCGAGTAATTTCGAGGGTAGATCAGAGGCGTGTGAACACTCGGGAGCCCTCGGCTTTCctttgctgttaggaaatgtgttTTTCACACCCACAAAGGAAGACCTTTAATGAAACCCTAATGATCTTGGCCGTCAAATTTCATTGGATTGATCACCACCGTGATTTGGTACATTTCCTCTTCAGTTACTGCCACGCTGTGTGACGAGTGAGGTATTAGTTTGGGTCTGTGTCGTGGGATGACAAAAGCAACTTATTGGATACGTGGCATCCGATGGCTGCAGGTTTTGGCCAGATCACCATGGAGATAGGTCGCAAAGAGCAATACTTTCTACTCGTTTTATTTTACTCCTATGTCTACCTGCACTGTGGTTGGATGAATGTGGGACCGACGAGCCCAATTTACGGACTGTCGGTGGGACTCAAGGCAGGTAAGCAATTGGGTGACATCAATAGTACGAAAGGTATATTATAACGGGACCTGGGAGGTATATTTAGCAGTTAAATTATTTGacttcaaaaaattaaaaagcataagtatccaAAACTTTCACTTTTTATAAGTGTGGTTTTATATTCTAATATAAAACAGATTTTGATTGTTTGAATTAGGTGTTGATTTGTAGAACTACTTCTTTTCTGTGTTAAGGAAAATTTCTCTAAGTAATGTTGGAATCCTGTAAAATTATATCGGGGGCAGTTCAGATAATAcccctccgaagcttaagttagtagTCTAATTAGTAGGTCGAACTTGAATTATTCTGTATCCTAAGATATACCTATGTACCCCTGTTTTGCAATGGGTGTTAAGAATTGTTACACCTATTTACTGTACGATTTGTGTAGGCGTAAAGTTTGAGCATAACTGTCATCATCTTATGTTGAATATGAGATTCCATAATTCTCCTTCATATGGCATTAATCAAGCACGACTAGTTGACTTTTTCTTAGAGGGAATCTATAAGACTCCAAGGTGGCAATGAATAGTCGACCAAGTTGCTTCGTCATGTTAGCCACATGAAGTCCACTAGTCGACTACGTGGAGTTGATGTATCGATCATGTGAAGCCTGTGTGTCTTCAATGTGGAACTGACATATCGATCATGTGGAGTTGGCTTATTAACCATGCAGCTAGTCATGTTAGCCAAAGTGAAGTGGACATGCCAGTATGTGGCGTTAACATGTTAGCCATGTTGTTTTTGCCTTAATACATACCCATCCAATTCTTAGCCTGAGGAGCGTAGTGGAATCAACTCGAGTAGGAGTGGTCAGTTGATGTCTATCATCGACGTGGAGGGCTATAGGGTCTCCTAGGGCCCAGGAACTAAGTTGCCCGAGGCGTCGTTCAATGGTTATCGTGGTGGTCGTTGATGGGTCAACAAGGTCAAATGCAACGGTGCATAATGGGCCAACAAGGTTGGGCACAATAGCACTCAATGGGTCAACGAGGTCAAGTGCGATGGTGCATAGTGGGCCGACGAGGTCGAGTGTGACGACGTATAGTGGTTTGATGAGGTTGGGTGTGACATCGCATAGTGGACCGATGAGGCCAAACATGTGCTACACATGCTCCCTTTCTTGGTGGGCAAGAGAATCTAGGTAGATCCAtgtgtgatttgatcattaatcaTGTATTATACCCAATCGTGATGGGTAACATGGCAAAATCATTACTCGCCATGTGGACGTTATGTGGATTATGACGAATTCAACGAGATCTCCTTGATGATCCAAATGACCCTTGGGTATATTCAGAAGCTAAAAAGGTAGTTGGACAATGAAAATGTCACCCTGGTCCCCTATAAATAGCTTAAGGTGATGGTTGCTCCTCGCTTCTACTTGCAACTTAGACATCATCGGATAATAGCTTTGACTCTACTCTACTGACAACCAAAAGGTCAAAGTCATCTCCAACCTTTTTCTCTAGCTCATCAAACTTGGATAGGTCACTGATCTCATCACCACCCTAAGTGTCAATGGTGGAAGTTTGATTCTCAGATGTGAATCCACTTTATGACACAGCCCCACCATATATAGCGGAGTCCTTTAACTCGAACTCCGTAGCATCGACCCCCAACTTGGAGATACTctaataaatttatcatatatcGGTTGAGTTCAAGCTGGTGCCTACTCAACTAAGTGATTGACCTTATGTGTCACATTATATATTTTCAACATACACAAATGTACCGGAGGCAAGGCTTTACTTTTCTCTCTATCCATTTTTTATTGAAGTTTCAATTTTTGAAAGTTTTCATCCACCCAGATGGTGCTGAACTCATGGTGCTTTCTTACAATATTTGTTAGGGAATGCGAAAGGCTTCATAGCACCTCGACACTAACTCTTTTATTGGCTTGCTATAGCATGTACTTTAGTAGGTATATTTCCACTTTGCTTGATCAGGAATGTTAGGTTAAGGAGGCTCCGACTTCCTGCAAGGGTTGGAAGAGGAGATTCCTATTTGTCTATTCGAGGAACAAGTGGTTGATCAACTTCGATTAGTCCATCCAAAAATTCTCCAATGTCGCCCTGCGATTATATTGGTAAAAAAAAGGATAGTTTCATCAATTTGCTCTAGCCCTAACTAAGTCCACCATCACTCTTCAAATGAGTGAGCAGTGACTCATTAACTTAGGGCTTAGCCCTATTCCTAGGGGTAAGAAGTTAGAATTTTGTTTGATAGTTTATTTGGGTTGTTTGAAACTTGGTCTCCTTTTTACAAATATAGACATCTAAGGCATCGTTCTAGAGATAAACAATCACTTCCAAGGTAGGCGAACAAAGACAGTCATTTCCTGACCCAGGCTTGAAGAGAAGAAGAGATCGGTAGGGAGTATTATTGACCAATCACTAAAGGGAGGGGGTTGTCGAGACCCTAAGTTAGGCAAAAGCGCTGTCCGATGCCCCATCTGTCATCGCACCCCCAAAGCCAACAAAGATATGCAGAGGAGACTTAGTTGTCCAAGCTGGGTGCTGATTCAGATCCAACATAGTTCTTTTCTCAAGTCGATCTTCCTTCAAGAAGTGTCCAAATCTTGCAAAACTATATCGATGGCACTCCAgacaattttcctctaaaatttaAGTTAGTAGTATAGTCGGATAGGTTAGACTTGAATTGTTCTATACATTAGGATGTACTTGTGTATCCTCTTTTCTAGTAGGTGTTTGGAACCATTACACCCACTCATTGCGCGGTTTGTGTAGTAATAGGAGTATGAAGTCAGACCATAACTGACATCAACTTGTGTTGAATCTAGAATTTCAAAACTATCCTTCACGTGACATTCACCAGGCACGATCTAGCTTTTCTTTAGAGGGAATCTGTAAGATGTTGAGGTGGCGATGAATGGTCGACCAAGTTACTCTATCATTTATCACGTGGAGCCCATTGATTAACTACGTGGAGCTGACATCACCATAAGAAAATGAAATGTCGACTATATAGAGTCGGTGTCTTTCACATGGAATCGATGTATTGACTATATAGAGTTAGCTCATTAGTCATGTCGATCAAAGTGGAGTTGACGAGTTAGCATGTGGTGCTGACATGTTGAACATGTCATTTTTACCCTAACAagattaatatataaaatattatcataGATGATGTCAGGCCCTCTTTAAGTGGTTTTGATACACCATGATCCCATAGAGATAAGGGAATTACAATAAAATTTGAAAGGATTCTTCCTAATTGTCCATATAGTATCATTCGATCATCTCAATGACTATTCtaataaaaactaatttaatcAAAACTTACAATTAAAATGAATGTGAACttgttttaataatattttttaacatatgATAAGATCAAATTTAGTCATTAATTTGACTTGACGGAACTTTAacgataagaaattttttttatcttacttgaTTCTAAGATGGAAGATACTTGTATTTTATATCTTGCTTCCTGTTTGTTAGACGAAACCTCTATAATGGTCTAAGTTATAGACTATTCTAATAAAAACCCTTTATAATATAAGACACTTGTATTATATAAGATACCCCTATATACTATTCTAATAAAAACCTTCTACGATggaagatatttgtattatacaagataCTTATATTTTATGTCTCATTGAGAGTTTGTTAGACGAAACCTCTATATTTTATGTCCCATCCATAAGCATATAAATCTCGTAGGTATTTATTTAGTTAGTTTCAAACTAAAACATAATTGAGAATGTCACGTTGTTCCTATAAACATCAATTAAAtgagaatattttctttatatgaccTATTGACGTGACATCATAGTATGTCCAATAGGTATTGACTAGATTTTATGTGTCAAGTTCCAATTGATCAAAAATAATAGTCATGTTATTTGTCTCTTATTATGCTTAAGGGTTTGTCCATTTTATTTATAATGTCATTTTCAAGGCCTCCATCATTGCCCCCTGCATTAAAAAATTCGTTAAATTGTGCTTTAGTTACTTTTCTTATTTTAGATCGATGCATTTTGCACAAATAAGATGTTTTGGGATCTGTTAGGTGCTTTCCATATTTTTTATTCTAAACAGATACATTATGTTCAAAGAAGATGTCTTGAATGTGTTTGATGCATTAGAAACTTTAGGTGCTTTTTCTTGGGTGAACTCATAATGAGCGAATGAGACACTTTGGAATGTGTCATCACTTAAGATGCTTGTTTCTCCTAAATGGACACATCACACACAAGGGAGATAGTGTAATACATTAGGTTGGGTAttgtggatttttttttattatcttggaCGAATGTATCATATGCAAATGAGGTACCTTATGACACACTGagattttttagatatttttttatccaaaacgGACTCATCATAAGCAAATTGAATGCTTCATATACTTTTCGTCCTACGCAGATATATCATGTATAAATGAAACGTTTTAGGATGTGTTGAGCACTTCAAATGATTTTTGATTTGTTCGAATGTATCACATGTAAATATGACATGTTGGTCACATCAGGTGCCATAAACACAAAAATATATACATTATGTTGCATTTCGAGGTAAAAGCTTCTATTTTTATGGTAAAGACTTTTAATGTATAAAGAAGGGGATTCGGTTGATGTCAAGTTGAGGTGACCAACATCAGCTGATTTGGAGTAGTATTGCAAACTTCTTCGAGTGTTGACTGTTCATATTGATGCAACCTTCTTCGAGTGTTGATTGCTCCTGAAGTAGAGTCTAAATTCGTTCGGCGACTACCCAAAGAATGTGATCGAGGTGAAGGAAAGGTGAGAGCATCATGCTTGAGCATTTCCTCATAGAGTAGTCAGAAAAAAACCGACACATAAGTGCATTAGAGGTTGTATATTAGACCATTTATGGCCTGAACATAGAAACATGTTACGTGGGATTAGCATTTCCATCTAAGGTCTTCAAATTGGGCAGAAGAAAATTGAAAGGAATAGGGTCATCTTAAATTCGATGATTGAAATAACACCACTTGGTTTATCTCTTTCGCTTACTGGATTTTATGTCTCATAAAATATAATTGAACTATTTAGCAATTATTTGTGCAAGGTAGGACTATATTGTCTGTGGTGTGCACTTCAGATTGAGGTAAATGTGGTTGAGATTAAATCAGATTGATATGTTGAGGAAGCAATTGTGGTGTTTGAGAAGGTGGTTGTGATATTGGATCACTCGGTGGGATGACCAATCTAGAGTTTCATACGGAGCTTGGAATGAGCCTCACTTAAGGAACTTTTTATGGTCGATAAACAACTAGATTCTGTGTTGCTACCAAATTCATTGATTGTATGAGAAAATGGATGATGATCTACATCATCCCAATCAAGACTTAAGACTTATTGGGTAAGGTGAATGAAGATGATGACTTGAACAGTTGGCAAAAGAAAACTATAGTCGCTCCAGACTTATCATTGATAGTGTGCATTTGGGATGCTCCTATGGAGGAAAAGGTAGAGGTCACTTGCCTATGGTATGGAAGAGAAGGTAGAGGTCTCTTGCCTAAGGTTAATTATTGCAATGAAAGTCGGGAGAGGGATCTTTTCGCTAACACATTAAGGTCGGACTTCTTGTGTTTGGTTTTCCTATGATAGATGTCTCGATGGTCCTCTTTCAATTACCAATATGAAAAGGATCGACTTAGTGATCGAACCCCTTTTTTAGGTATTTCCATAGATATTTAGAACATGAATGATGGAAAATTTTGAAGAAAGTGAAAAATAGTTATGTCCTATGTTCATTGTCCTACTTTGATTCGAGGATGAAAGATGCTCATATCTCATATCCTACTTCCTATAAAAGATTGTGTCAGAGGTTTATCTAGCAAAATCTTTCCGAAGGTTAAGTTAGCATGCTTTTGTAGGTATATAAATATCATCAATTTTCGTTTAATAAGTTTCAAGTGAAAACTTACCTAAGGTTGCTTTATATAGTGTTATTCTTATAACCActgatttaataaaaaaaaattcctttAGGCATTCTACTAATGTGGCATGCCAAAAGTTCTTCATCTTCTCTAGTAGTTGATATGACATGTTTATTGGTTATTGATTGGATTCTATATATCGGGTCTGATTCACTAGAAAAAAATgatcatattaattatatatgaCAATTGAAATGTGGCAATAGATCATGGTTTTAGTTTTAGTTTTTTTACCTTGATTAATTTAGCTTGTTTGCCTTgaatttatcataattttttgtcTAAGTTTTCGGACTTTGTTATTGTTAATTagcaaggatcaaaatatttgatcacAACATGATTTGCAACAATGATAATAACTACAATGGTAAAAATAACAAGAAATTGTAGCAATAATCTAAGTGCTTCCCGTCACCCCTCTTCTATTCATCAAGAACAAGAGATGAGTTCACACAAGACCACTAAGATCAGAGAACATGAGAGAATGAGTTGGATCATTGCATGATAAGACCATTTAATCTCACATTGGTTGTCCAATGCATTCTGAAAGAAACAAGCTTACCTATGTGCATTGTAATGCACACGATCAATAAGAATCGAACAATTCTCGATTCCACCAAACCGATTCCAATTTGAtctaataattttaattgaaataaataaaaaactaaaacacTTCACCAACATTTGAATCTCGATCAATAATCCCGTCGGTTTCAGTTTCGATTATAATTTCTAGAAACTAAAATTGAACGGTGTGACGACTGGTTTCGATTCGATTCAGAATCACTGAAACGTTGACCTGTTTTAATTCCAGTCCGGCTCAATCCGATTTGAATCTACTCATATACtgcattggagagagagagagagagagagagagagatgagaagagaagagaggagaagtaGAAGTAAAACAATGAACCGGGCGGGGCATAAGCCATGCCTTTGCCCTTATTGTTATTGTCACTGTAAATGAAGagataacaagtttacaataCGTGAATCTATTCATCCTTCCTCGGCTTGCATGATGCATCACACTCAAGACTGTAACTTACCAGCAGTTCTCGCGCTTGGGATGACCGTTTCAGGCGTACCCACAGCTGCCGTACTCGCACCGCAGCTCCGGCGAGCACACCGTTCCGCACTTGCCGCAGTTCCTGACGTCGTAGGCCACCGCCGTGCACTTGCCGCGGCAGCACAGCTGCCCGAACCCGCACTTGTGGCCGCAGTAGCCGCAGTGGTTCCGATCCGAGAGCACGTTGCGGCAGTGGTTCTTGCAGCACTGCAGCAGCTGGCTGCCATTCTTGGCTTTGTTCCCCAGGCACACGTTGTTTTTGACGGGATCACATCTGTCCCCCTTCTTCGCCGCCGCCAGGAACCGGCTTCCTGCACGCGGATTGAGCCCCATGAAGTGGGTCGTGACCACGCCGGCGTACTCGTCCTGCGTCGCCAATGCGACGTGGCAGTGCAGAGCGATCGAGCAGATCGCTATCGAGAGAACGGAGACGAGCAGTCTCCGAAACGGGAGGCTGGTGGTGCCCATTcccctcccttctctctctctctcgttctcttCTTATTGGCCTCATTGGGATTCAGCGTGAATTCGAACATGTGGCg contains the following coding sequences:
- the LOC135640343 gene encoding protein GRIM REAPER-like; its protein translation is MGTTSLPFRRLLVSVLSIAICSIALHCHVALATQDEYAGVVTTHFMGLNPRAGSRFLAAAKKGDRCDPVKNNVCLGNKAKNGSQLLQCCKNHCRNVLSDRNHCGYCGHKCGFGQLCCRGKCTAVAYDVRNCGKCGTVCSPELRCEYGSCGYA